The Plasmodium reichenowi strain SY57 chromosome Unknown, whole genome shotgun sequence DNA segment tttaatgtatCATAATACTTTATAAAAGCATAAATACAATTTATCATTTCATCAATTGATGTTCCATCTTTAACGAATTTATGAAAATTAAGAGTATGTTCCACATTTGTAGATGATAGTG contains these protein-coding regions:
- a CDS encoding putative exported protein (Plasmodium exported protein, unknown function), whose product is MHDIGVALSSTNVEHTLNFHKFVKDGTSIDEMINCIYAFIKYYDTLKNDLYKEHKTIYTEGMINTERLDM